The Achromobacter pestifer genome includes a region encoding these proteins:
- a CDS encoding LysR family transcriptional regulator, which yields MREIEIFRAVMREGSVSRAAQVLLISQPAASKYIAQLERRVGVALFVRKGGRLLPTPEGRALYGQVDRLFSGLSQLENFIKDLGSEKQGHLTVASLPLLSLTVMPDVLASFMAERPNISVALQTRSSARIVEWVAARQVDMGVCFCGAQHPGIVAEPLVSLQLYCAIPPGDPLEKFDTIRVEQLAGRDLIIYDNLDHTRFWLEALLEQQKVYARRRVQVFWTSVAMELVMRGVGIALVDRLTAARIPGGLDQLRPLEPGASFDLSLVWPEHWPSSVIALSFADALREHLRGHAA from the coding sequence GTGCGAGAGATAGAAATCTTCAGGGCGGTGATGCGGGAAGGCTCGGTGTCGCGGGCGGCGCAGGTGCTGCTGATTTCGCAGCCGGCCGCCAGCAAGTACATCGCCCAACTGGAACGCCGCGTGGGCGTGGCGCTGTTTGTGCGCAAGGGCGGGCGCCTGTTGCCCACGCCTGAAGGCCGGGCGCTTTACGGCCAGGTCGACCGGCTTTTTTCAGGTCTTTCGCAACTGGAAAACTTCATCAAGGATCTGGGCAGCGAAAAACAGGGGCATCTGACCGTCGCGTCCTTGCCGTTGCTGTCCTTGACCGTCATGCCCGACGTGCTCGCCAGTTTCATGGCGGAGCGCCCCAATATCTCCGTGGCTTTGCAGACGCGCAGTTCGGCGCGCATCGTGGAATGGGTGGCGGCTCGCCAGGTGGACATGGGCGTGTGCTTCTGCGGGGCGCAGCATCCGGGCATCGTCGCGGAACCGTTGGTCAGCCTGCAGCTGTATTGCGCCATTCCTCCGGGAGATCCGCTGGAGAAGTTCGACACCATACGCGTCGAACAACTGGCCGGCCGCGACCTCATCATCTACGACAACCTGGACCACACCCGCTTTTGGCTGGAAGCGCTGCTGGAGCAGCAGAAGGTCTACGCGCGGCGGCGCGTGCAGGTGTTCTGGACTTCGGTGGCAATGGAGCTGGTGATGCGTGGCGTGGGCATCGCGCTGGTCGACCGGCTGACTGCCGCGCGCATCCCGGGCGGACTGGATCAGCTGCGGCCGCTGGAGCCGGGCGCCTCATTCGACCTGAGCCTGGTATGGCCCGAGCATTGGCCGTCATCGGTCATCGCGCTGTCCTTCGCGGACGCGTTGCGGGAACATCTGCGCGGCCACGCGGCCTAG
- a CDS encoding Orn/Lys/Arg decarboxylase N-terminal domain-containing protein: MQFQFPIVIIDEDFRSENTSGLSIRVLAEAIKAEGFDVLGTTSYGDLSLFAQQQSRASAFILSIDDEELTHGEGTAPALLALREFISEVRRRNADVPIYVYGETKTARHIPNDILRELQGVIHMYEDTPEFVARHLIREARAYLEGVKPPFLKALLDYAEDGSYSWHCPGHSGGVAFLKSPVGQMFHQFFGENMLRADVCNAVEELGQLLDHNGAIGASERNAARIFNADHCYFVTNGTSTSNKIVWHHMVAPGDVVLVDRNCHKSILHSIVMTGAIPVFLRPTRNHFGIIGPIPRSEFDVETIRGKIRAHPLLQHLDADAVRPRVMALTQSTYDGIIYETETIKAALDGYVDALHFDEAWMPHAVFHPFYGAYHCMGKQRARPRESLVFSTQSTHKLLAGISQASHVLAQDSMTRQLDRHLFNEAYLMHTSTSPQYAIIASCDVAAAMMEPPGGTVLVEESIAEALDFRRAMKEVGTHFADGDWWFKVWGPQALAPEGIGSPEDWIIRADGGDSSWHGFGALADGFNMLDPIKSTIVTPGLDLDGNFADSGIPASIVTKFLAEHGVIVEKTGLYSFFIMFTIGITKGRWSSLLTALQQFKDDYERNQPMWRILPEFCRKYPRYESMGLRDLCQHVHATYARHDIARLTTDMYLTDVTPAMKPCDAYASIAQRRTERVEIDHLEGRITTSLITPYPPGIPLLVPGEVFNRTIVDYLKFSRELNRECPGFGTDIHGFVELRDADGNPRYYVDCLR, translated from the coding sequence ATGCAGTTCCAGTTTCCCATCGTCATCATCGACGAGGACTTCCGCTCGGAAAACACGTCCGGCCTGAGCATCCGGGTATTGGCCGAGGCCATCAAGGCCGAAGGCTTCGACGTGCTGGGGACGACCAGCTACGGCGATCTCAGCCTGTTCGCGCAGCAGCAAAGCCGCGCCAGCGCCTTCATACTGTCCATCGACGACGAGGAACTCACGCATGGCGAGGGCACCGCGCCGGCGCTGCTGGCGTTGCGGGAATTCATCAGCGAAGTGCGGCGGCGCAACGCCGACGTGCCGATCTACGTGTACGGCGAAACCAAGACCGCGCGGCACATTCCGAACGACATCCTGCGCGAACTGCAGGGCGTGATCCATATGTACGAGGACACGCCGGAGTTCGTGGCGCGGCACTTGATCCGCGAAGCCCGGGCCTACCTGGAGGGCGTCAAGCCGCCTTTCCTGAAGGCATTGCTGGACTACGCCGAGGACGGCTCCTATTCCTGGCATTGCCCGGGGCATTCCGGTGGCGTGGCGTTCCTGAAGAGTCCCGTGGGCCAGATGTTCCACCAGTTCTTCGGCGAGAACATGCTGCGCGCGGACGTCTGCAATGCGGTGGAGGAACTGGGGCAGCTGCTGGACCATAACGGCGCCATCGGCGCGAGCGAGCGCAACGCCGCGCGCATCTTCAATGCCGACCACTGCTATTTCGTGACCAACGGCACCAGCACCAGCAACAAGATCGTGTGGCACCACATGGTGGCGCCGGGAGACGTGGTGCTGGTGGATCGCAATTGCCACAAGTCGATCCTGCACAGCATCGTCATGACGGGCGCGATTCCCGTCTTCCTGCGTCCCACGCGCAACCATTTCGGCATCATCGGGCCGATTCCGCGCAGCGAGTTCGATGTCGAGACGATCCGCGGGAAGATCCGCGCCCATCCGCTGCTCCAGCATCTGGACGCCGATGCGGTGCGCCCGCGGGTAATGGCGCTGACGCAGTCGACCTACGACGGCATCATCTACGAAACCGAGACGATCAAGGCGGCGCTGGATGGCTACGTCGATGCCTTGCATTTCGACGAAGCATGGATGCCGCACGCGGTGTTCCATCCGTTCTACGGCGCCTATCACTGCATGGGCAAGCAGCGCGCGCGGCCCAGGGAATCGCTGGTGTTCTCCACGCAATCCACGCACAAGCTGCTGGCCGGCATCAGCCAGGCCAGCCACGTGCTGGCGCAGGACTCCATGACGCGGCAGCTGGACCGGCACCTTTTCAACGAAGCCTATCTGATGCACACCAGCACCAGCCCCCAGTACGCCATCATCGCCAGCTGCGACGTGGCGGCGGCCATGATGGAGCCGCCGGGAGGCACGGTGCTGGTGGAGGAGAGCATCGCCGAGGCGCTGGATTTCCGCCGTGCAATGAAGGAAGTCGGCACGCATTTCGCCGACGGCGACTGGTGGTTCAAGGTCTGGGGGCCGCAGGCGCTGGCGCCGGAGGGCATAGGCTCGCCCGAGGACTGGATCATCCGCGCCGACGGCGGAGATTCGTCCTGGCACGGATTCGGCGCACTGGCCGATGGCTTCAATATGCTGGACCCGATCAAGTCCACCATCGTGACGCCGGGGCTGGACCTGGATGGCAACTTCGCGGACAGCGGCATTCCGGCATCCATCGTCACCAAGTTCCTGGCCGAGCATGGGGTGATCGTGGAGAAGACCGGCCTGTACAGCTTCTTCATCATGTTCACGATAGGGATCACCAAGGGCCGTTGGAGTTCGCTCCTGACCGCGTTGCAGCAGTTCAAGGATGACTACGAGCGCAACCAGCCCATGTGGCGGATCCTGCCGGAGTTCTGCCGCAAGTACCCGCGCTACGAGAGCATGGGCCTGCGGGACCTGTGCCAGCATGTCCATGCGACCTATGCCAGGCACGATATCGCCCGGCTGACCACGGACATGTACCTGACCGACGTCACCCCCGCGATGAAGCCCTGCGACGCCTACGCCAGCATCGCCCAGCGGCGCACCGAGAGGGTGGAGATCGACCATCTGGAAGGCCGCATCACCACCAGCCTGATCACGCCCTATCCTCCGGGCATACCGTTGCTGGTCCCAGGCGAGGTGTTCAACCGGACCATCGTCGATTACCTGAAGTTCTCGCGCGAGCTGAACCGGGAGTGCCCCGGGTTTGGGACGGACATCCATGGCTTCGTGGAACTGCGCGACGCGGACGGAAACCCGCGCTATTACGTCGATTGCTTGCGGTAG
- the ptsJ gene encoding transcriptional regulator PtsJ, protein MKIQGKTAAEIFDCVRAMAQSGQLPPGHALPPVRDLAVELDINRNTVAAAYKRLVTAGIALTQGRLGTIIRAQSGPGEQEGALSDSPLADLASGNPNPAWLPDLSAALAIRPYQPRLYGEPTVNAGLESYARAWFAPDRPAPFEINLSHGAVDAIERLLSSHLVAGDKVAVENPCFLSSINMLRIAGLQALGVPVDAEGMQAAALEAALAKGAQAVILTPRAHNPTGCSLSEKRARALARVLAKYPHAMVIVDDHYALLSGKEYHSVLPSGTQRWALVRSFSKTLGPDVRLAMVASDPATSRQLRLRLASGTSWVSHLLQDMVEVTLGRPEVAKQMAQARKDYAQRRKALEGALLEQGVPCAADGDGLNLWVPLDTDDQAVALALAHRGWLVRHGDAFGVQEPVRGLRITISAIEPGQCRKLARDIRESMV, encoded by the coding sequence ATGAAAATACAAGGAAAGACCGCCGCGGAGATCTTCGATTGCGTGCGCGCGATGGCTCAGTCGGGGCAGCTGCCGCCGGGCCACGCGCTGCCGCCGGTGCGCGATCTGGCGGTCGAGCTGGATATCAACCGCAATACTGTCGCCGCTGCCTACAAGCGGCTGGTGACGGCAGGCATTGCCCTGACGCAGGGCCGCTTGGGAACCATCATCCGCGCCCAATCCGGTCCTGGCGAACAGGAAGGCGCGTTGTCGGACTCGCCGCTGGCCGATCTGGCCAGCGGCAATCCCAATCCGGCCTGGCTGCCGGACTTGAGTGCCGCGCTTGCCATCCGGCCCTATCAGCCGCGGCTATATGGCGAGCCCACCGTCAACGCCGGGCTGGAGAGCTATGCCCGCGCCTGGTTCGCGCCGGACCGCCCGGCGCCTTTCGAGATCAACCTGTCCCACGGTGCGGTGGACGCCATCGAGCGGCTGCTCAGCTCGCACCTGGTGGCTGGGGACAAGGTGGCGGTCGAGAATCCCTGCTTCCTGAGCAGCATCAACATGCTGCGCATCGCCGGCCTGCAGGCGCTGGGCGTGCCGGTCGACGCCGAAGGCATGCAGGCGGCGGCGCTGGAGGCGGCTCTGGCCAAGGGCGCGCAGGCCGTGATCCTGACGCCGCGGGCCCACAACCCCACGGGCTGCAGCCTGAGCGAAAAGCGGGCGAGGGCGCTGGCGCGGGTGCTGGCCAAGTATCCGCACGCCATGGTCATCGTGGACGATCACTACGCCTTGCTGTCGGGCAAGGAATACCACTCGGTGCTGCCCTCCGGCACGCAGCGCTGGGCGTTGGTGCGCTCGTTCTCCAAGACGCTGGGCCCCGACGTGCGGCTGGCCATGGTGGCCAGCGATCCCGCGACGTCGCGTCAGTTGCGCTTGCGGCTGGCGTCCGGCACCAGCTGGGTCAGCCACCTGCTGCAGGACATGGTCGAGGTCACGTTGGGCCGGCCCGAGGTTGCCAAGCAGATGGCCCAGGCCCGCAAGGATTACGCGCAGCGCCGCAAGGCCCTGGAAGGCGCCTTGCTGGAGCAGGGCGTGCCGTGCGCCGCGGACGGCGATGGCCTGAACCTGTGGGTGCCGCTGGATACCGACGACCAGGCTGTCGCGCTGGCCCTGGCTCATCGCGGCTGGCTGGTGCGCCATGGCGACGCCTTCGGGGTGCAGGAGCCGGTCAGGGGCCTGCGCATTACCATCTCCGCGATCGAACCCGGGCAGTGCCGCAAGCTGGCGCGGGATATCCGGGAAAGCATGGTCTAG
- the asd gene encoding archaetidylserine decarboxylase (Phosphatidylserine decarboxylase is synthesized as a single chain precursor. Generation of the pyruvoyl active site from a Ser is coupled to cleavage of a Gly-Ser bond between the larger (beta) and smaller (alpha chains). It is an integral membrane protein.) has protein sequence MSTSISLLFQRVAPKLWLTRCAGRLASCRLPWVAQPLIRCYAKWYGIDLGEALPPDPKAYDSFNAFFTRALRPGARRLADADWTSPADGTVSQFGRISLGQLIQAKQRQYSAAALLADADLARALGGGWFTTIYLSPRDYHRVHMPCEGRLLGMRHVPGTLYSVRPEIVQGMDGLLARNERLVCWFEHPLHGVYAMVLVGAAIVGSLATVWHGQVAPHGRRIRQWDYGSLAPLRLPQGAEMGHFQLGSTVVVLMPGSAWRFRPGWETGRSVRLGQAMADRR, from the coding sequence ATGTCTACGTCTATTTCCCTGTTATTCCAGCGCGTTGCGCCCAAGCTCTGGCTGACGCGTTGCGCCGGCCGACTGGCCTCGTGTCGCCTGCCGTGGGTGGCTCAGCCGCTGATCCGCTGCTACGCCAAGTGGTATGGCATCGATCTCGGCGAGGCCCTGCCCCCCGATCCGAAGGCCTATGACAGTTTCAACGCCTTCTTCACGCGCGCCCTGCGCCCCGGCGCCCGCAGGCTGGCCGACGCGGATTGGACCAGTCCCGCGGACGGCACCGTCAGCCAGTTCGGCCGCATCAGCCTGGGGCAGCTGATCCAGGCCAAGCAGCGCCAATACAGCGCGGCCGCGCTGCTGGCCGATGCGGACCTGGCGCGCGCCTTGGGAGGCGGCTGGTTCACCACGATCTATCTGAGTCCGCGCGACTACCATCGGGTGCACATGCCCTGCGAAGGACGTCTGCTGGGCATGCGCCATGTGCCGGGAACGCTGTACTCCGTCCGGCCGGAAATCGTGCAAGGCATGGACGGCCTGCTGGCGCGCAACGAACGGCTGGTCTGCTGGTTCGAGCACCCGCTGCATGGCGTCTACGCCATGGTGCTGGTGGGCGCCGCCATCGTCGGCAGCCTCGCCACGGTCTGGCATGGCCAGGTGGCGCCGCACGGCCGGCGCATCCGGCAGTGGGACTACGGCAGTCTCGCGCCCTTGCGCTTGCCGCAAGGCGCCGAGATGGGACATTTCCAGCTGGGTTCGACCGTGGTGGTGCTGATGCCGGGCAGCGCCTGGCGTTTCCGTCCCGGCTGGGAAACGGGACGCTCCGTCAGATTGGGGCAAGCCATGGCCGACCGGCGTTGA
- the hisC gene encoding histidinol-phosphate transaminase, whose translation MVSLHSPRVETLSPYVPGEQAPGDGWIKLNTNENPYPPSPAVIAAIAAAAAEGLERYPDPRARHLRAAIGQYHGVPVEQVFAGNGSDEVLALAFCAFFQHGVQPLLMADVTYGFYEVYCRLFGIRSAQIAVDDGLRLDLDGFEALGAADAGIAGMVIANPNAPTGECLPLDRVQRLLEIQPRRLLLVDEAYVDFGGQSAIALVQRYPNLLVVQTLSKSRALAGLRVGFAIGQEPLIAALERVKNSFNSYPLGHLAQKGAAAAFQDRAHFEETRQAIIGTRTLLCAHLRLLGFDVLPSQANFLFVRHPRFDARALAAGLKDAKILVRHFPRPRVEQFLRISVGTEEQAACLVRALRAMVQP comes from the coding sequence ATGGTTTCCCTACACAGCCCGCGCGTTGAAACCTTGTCGCCCTATGTGCCTGGAGAGCAGGCGCCAGGCGATGGATGGATCAAGCTCAATACCAACGAGAATCCCTATCCGCCGTCACCCGCCGTGATAGCGGCCATTGCCGCCGCGGCCGCCGAAGGCCTGGAGCGCTATCCGGATCCGCGGGCCAGGCATCTGCGTGCGGCCATCGGGCAGTATCACGGGGTGCCGGTGGAGCAGGTCTTCGCCGGCAACGGTTCCGACGAAGTGCTGGCGCTGGCGTTCTGCGCGTTCTTCCAGCACGGCGTCCAGCCCTTGCTGATGGCGGATGTGACCTACGGCTTCTATGAGGTGTATTGCCGCTTGTTCGGCATACGCAGCGCGCAGATCGCGGTGGACGACGGCCTGAGGCTGGACCTGGACGGCTTTGAGGCGTTGGGCGCCGCGGATGCCGGCATTGCCGGCATGGTCATCGCCAACCCGAACGCGCCCACGGGAGAGTGCCTGCCGTTGGACCGCGTGCAGCGGCTGCTGGAGATTCAGCCCCGGCGGCTGTTGCTGGTGGACGAGGCCTATGTGGACTTCGGCGGTCAATCCGCCATTGCCCTGGTGCAGCGCTATCCGAACCTGCTGGTGGTCCAGACGCTGTCGAAGTCCCGGGCGCTGGCCGGCCTGCGCGTGGGGTTCGCGATCGGACAGGAGCCGCTGATCGCCGCGCTGGAGCGGGTGAAGAACAGCTTCAACTCCTATCCGCTCGGCCATTTGGCCCAGAAGGGCGCCGCGGCAGCCTTTCAAGACCGCGCCCATTTCGAGGAGACACGGCAGGCCATCATCGGCACCCGCACCTTGCTCTGCGCGCATCTGCGGCTGCTGGGCTTTGACGTCTTGCCGTCGCAGGCGAATTTCCTGTTCGTGCGCCATCCGCGCTTCGATGCGCGGGCGCTCGCGGCTGGCCTGAAGGACGCGAAAATACTGGTGCGTCACTTCCCGCGACCGCGTGTGGAGCAGTTCCTGCGAATTTCCGTAGGCACCGAGGAACAGGCGGCATGCCTGGTGCGGGCGCTGCGCGCCATGGTCCAGCCGTAG
- a CDS encoding redoxin domain-containing protein, with translation MSRSDTLADALPPPLLADEWLNADGPIDLAALRGKVVLLHAFQMLCPGCLSHGLPQAERVHRLFRGQDVAVIGLHTVFEHHDVMGPAALRAFNHEYRWSFPIGIDRPAANGAVPMTMQAYGLRGTPSLVLLDRRGRVRLQHFGSIDDLALGAAIGRLLAENDAPAVEAAAPDDSVRGECDAESCPAPRPR, from the coding sequence ATGTCCCGATCCGATACCCTGGCCGACGCATTGCCCCCGCCCTTGCTGGCGGATGAATGGCTGAATGCGGACGGTCCCATCGACCTCGCCGCCCTGCGCGGCAAGGTCGTTCTGCTGCATGCGTTCCAGATGCTGTGTCCTGGGTGCCTGTCGCATGGGCTGCCGCAAGCCGAACGCGTGCACAGGCTGTTCCGCGGGCAGGATGTGGCGGTCATCGGCCTGCATACCGTGTTCGAACACCACGACGTCATGGGTCCCGCCGCGCTGCGCGCCTTCAATCACGAGTACCGGTGGAGCTTTCCCATCGGCATTGACCGCCCTGCCGCGAATGGCGCCGTTCCGATGACCATGCAAGCCTACGGGCTGCGCGGCACGCCCAGCCTGGTCTTGTTGGACCGCCGGGGACGAGTGCGCCTGCAGCACTTCGGCAGCATCGACGACCTGGCCCTGGGCGCGGCCATCGGCAGGCTGCTGGCCGAGAACGATGCCCCTGCCGTCGAGGCCGCTGCGCCAGATGATTCCGTCCGCGGGGAGTGCGACGCGGAAAGCTGCCCTGCGCCGCGTCCGCGCTAG
- a CDS encoding carboxymuconolactone decarboxylase family protein, producing the protein MSRVPLIDASSASADRKALLTQIHGAFGATPNMFKAVANSPAALQSMWGAFGALGGGVIPAKLGEQIAVAVADRNACEYCLAAHTALGRKAGASADEMSAAQAGDAADPKTAAALRFALKLVEARGQVSAADVQAVRAAGYSDQEIVEILAHVALNLFTNYVNVAFAVPVDFPAVKLRRAA; encoded by the coding sequence ATGTCCCGAGTTCCTCTTATCGATGCCAGCAGCGCCAGCGCGGACCGCAAGGCGCTGCTCACGCAGATCCACGGCGCCTTTGGCGCAACGCCGAACATGTTCAAGGCCGTCGCCAATTCGCCGGCGGCCTTGCAGAGCATGTGGGGCGCATTCGGCGCGCTGGGTGGCGGCGTCATTCCCGCCAAGCTGGGCGAACAGATCGCTGTGGCGGTGGCCGATCGCAACGCTTGCGAATACTGCCTCGCAGCCCATACGGCCCTGGGCCGCAAGGCGGGCGCCAGCGCCGACGAGATGTCGGCCGCGCAAGCCGGCGATGCCGCCGATCCCAAGACCGCCGCGGCGCTGCGCTTCGCGCTGAAGCTGGTGGAAGCGCGCGGGCAAGTCAGCGCGGCCGACGTGCAAGCCGTGCGCGCGGCAGGTTACAGCGACCAGGAGATCGTCGAGATCCTGGCGCACGTCGCGCTCAACCTGTTCACCAACTACGTCAACGTGGCCTTTGCCGTGCCGGTGGATTTCCCGGCCGTGAAACTGCGCCGGGCCGCGTAA
- a CDS encoding AraC family transcriptional regulator has protein sequence MSDPVPFQVDRLSALLDRFRVRATLFHTGALCGNQAFEAVPGRGFLHVLRRGEMEVRHRPGETATPRLRLAEPTLLFYPRAVHHEFVNPPRDGSDFTCAALDFDGGERNPIVQSLPPVVRVPLDAVEGLRPALDLLFAEADHVRCGSRLLADRLFEVVLIQLLRWILDHPEDVGVSSGLVMGLSDPRLARALVALHRSPYEDWSLARMAAMAGMSRSAFAAAFKDATGATPAAYLTDWRLSLAASMMRSGRAVKLVAAELGFASASSLSKAFRQRMGMSPREWLAANA, from the coding sequence ATGAGCGATCCCGTTCCTTTCCAGGTTGACCGGCTGTCGGCGTTGCTGGACCGTTTCCGGGTGCGCGCCACGCTGTTCCATACCGGTGCGCTATGCGGCAATCAGGCCTTCGAAGCCGTGCCGGGGCGCGGTTTTCTGCACGTGTTGCGCCGGGGCGAGATGGAAGTGCGGCATCGCCCGGGAGAGACCGCCACGCCGCGCCTGCGCCTGGCCGAGCCGACCCTGCTGTTCTATCCGCGCGCCGTGCATCACGAGTTCGTGAATCCTCCTCGGGACGGTTCGGATTTCACCTGTGCCGCGCTGGATTTCGACGGCGGCGAACGCAATCCCATCGTGCAGTCGCTGCCGCCCGTGGTGCGGGTTCCGCTGGACGCGGTCGAAGGCTTGCGGCCTGCGCTGGACCTGCTGTTCGCCGAGGCGGATCATGTGCGCTGCGGCTCGCGCCTGCTGGCCGACCGACTGTTCGAAGTGGTGCTGATCCAGCTGCTCAGGTGGATACTCGACCATCCGGAGGACGTAGGCGTGAGTAGCGGCCTGGTGATGGGGCTGTCGGATCCGCGCCTGGCCAGGGCGCTGGTGGCGCTGCACCGCTCGCCGTATGAAGACTGGTCCCTGGCCAGGATGGCGGCGATGGCGGGCATGTCGCGCAGCGCCTTCGCGGCGGCCTTCAAGGACGCCACCGGCGCCACCCCCGCGGCCTACCTGACCGACTGGCGGCTGAGCCTGGCGGCCTCCATGATGCGATCGGGCCGCGCAGTCAAGCTGGTGGCGGCGGAGCTGGGGTTCGCCAGCGCCTCGTCCCTGTCCAAGGCGTTCCGGCAACGCATGGGGATGTCGCCGCGCGAATGGCTGGCCGCCAACGCGTAG
- a CDS encoding YggS family pyridoxal phosphate-dependent enzyme: MSEQDPGQDNGTQTQHDQHGRWPQAQSVDDFRRNLATVNERIADAARRAGRDPATVRLLPVSKTVEEARIRLAYEAGCRDLGENKLQEVSRKWEAMADLTDLRWSVIGHLQTNKAKLVARYAAEFQALDSLRVAEALDRRLQAEGRQLDVFVQVNTSGEVSKYGLQPDQTAAFLRELPAFSGLRVRGLMTLALFSAEAARVRECFILLRTLRDQLRQDAPAGIGLDELSMGMSGDYEIAIEEGATVVRVGQAIFGARNTPDSYYWPTDNGAQAREPE, from the coding sequence ATGAGCGAGCAAGACCCTGGGCAAGACAACGGCACCCAGACACAGCATGACCAGCACGGCCGCTGGCCGCAGGCGCAGTCGGTCGACGACTTCCGCCGCAATCTGGCCACGGTCAACGAGCGCATCGCCGATGCGGCGCGGCGCGCCGGGCGCGATCCGGCGACGGTGCGGCTGTTGCCGGTGAGCAAGACGGTGGAAGAGGCGCGCATCCGCCTCGCCTACGAGGCCGGCTGCCGCGACTTGGGCGAGAACAAGTTGCAGGAAGTGTCCAGGAAATGGGAAGCCATGGCGGACCTGACGGACCTGCGCTGGTCGGTCATCGGCCATCTGCAGACCAACAAGGCCAAGCTCGTGGCCCGGTACGCGGCCGAATTCCAGGCGCTCGATAGTCTGCGGGTGGCCGAAGCGCTGGACCGCCGTTTGCAGGCGGAAGGCCGCCAGCTGGACGTATTCGTGCAGGTCAACACCTCGGGCGAAGTCAGCAAGTATGGACTGCAGCCAGACCAGACCGCGGCCTTCCTGCGCGAACTGCCTGCGTTTTCGGGGCTGCGGGTGCGTGGCCTGATGACCCTGGCGCTGTTCTCGGCCGAAGCGGCGCGGGTACGCGAGTGCTTCATCCTGTTGCGCACGCTGCGCGACCAGTTGCGCCAGGACGCTCCCGCCGGCATAGGCCTGGATGAACTGTCCATGGGCATGTCCGGCGACTACGAGATCGCCATCGAGGAAGGGGCCACCGTGGTGCGTGTCGGCCAAGCCATTTTCGGCGCGCGCAACACGCCCGACTCCTATTACTGGCCCACCGACAACGGCGCGCAAGCGCGCGAGCCGGAGTAG
- a CDS encoding cytoplasmic protein — translation MPVYRLIIKRDGRLIGHFESTAASALDDSRDIAARLPAKDGYQLSLQVADGERRLLESTPQGIRLLASENVFVSTPEGLLGGLDRHPSPQ, via the coding sequence ATGCCGGTGTACCGACTCATCATCAAGCGAGACGGCCGCCTGATCGGCCATTTCGAATCCACCGCGGCATCCGCGCTGGACGACAGCCGCGACATCGCGGCGCGGCTGCCGGCCAAGGACGGCTATCAGCTCAGCCTGCAGGTCGCCGACGGCGAGCGGCGCCTGCTGGAAAGCACGCCGCAAGGCATCCGGCTGCTGGCGTCGGAAAACGTATTCGTCTCAACCCCCGAAGGCTTGCTGGGCGGCCTGGACCGTCACCCAAGCCCGCAATAG
- a CDS encoding glutamine amidotransferase: MSFSALAIRHVPFEDLGILAPVLAERGYSVRYLEAGVDAIDAVTLGNADLVVILGGPIGVYETGRYPFLEQELRAIAHRLRQDKPTLGICLGAQLMAAALGADVVSTGRAEIGYAPLTLTPQGQDSVLSAVESVPVLHWHGDQFAIPEGASRLAETPGFPNQAFALGPRILGLQFHLEADSAQIERWLIGHACELSLRQIDPAGIREDALRYGPQLERCARRAMEQWLDQI; encoded by the coding sequence ATGAGCTTCAGCGCCTTGGCGATCCGCCACGTTCCCTTTGAAGACCTGGGCATATTGGCGCCGGTCCTGGCAGAGCGCGGCTACAGCGTGCGATACCTGGAAGCCGGCGTCGACGCCATCGACGCCGTCACCCTGGGCAATGCCGACCTCGTCGTGATCCTGGGCGGCCCCATCGGCGTCTATGAAACCGGCCGCTATCCCTTCCTGGAGCAGGAGCTGCGCGCCATCGCGCACCGCCTGCGCCAGGACAAGCCGACACTGGGCATCTGCCTGGGCGCGCAACTCATGGCGGCGGCGCTTGGGGCGGACGTGGTGTCCACCGGCCGCGCGGAGATCGGCTATGCGCCGTTGACGCTGACGCCGCAAGGGCAGGATTCCGTGCTGAGCGCGGTGGAGTCGGTGCCCGTGCTGCACTGGCATGGCGACCAGTTCGCCATACCCGAGGGCGCGTCTCGCCTGGCCGAAACGCCGGGCTTCCCGAACCAGGCGTTTGCGCTGGGGCCCAGGATACTGGGGCTGCAGTTCCATCTGGAGGCCGATTCCGCGCAGATCGAGCGTTGGCTGATCGGCCATGCCTGCGAACTGAGCCTGCGCCAGATCGATCCGGCCGGCATTCGCGAGGACGCACTGCGTTACGGCCCGCAGCTCGAACGCTGCGCGCGCAGGGCGATGGAGCAGTGGCTGGACCAGATCTGA